One stretch of Chryseobacterium sp. LJ668 DNA includes these proteins:
- a CDS encoding branched-chain amino acid aminotransferase: MIIQKTENSRISTFDPNNFSFGNTFSDHMIICEYENGKWGDVKLVPYGPLLFTPAMMGVNYGQACFEGMKAYKDNDGQVFLFRPEKNFERINKSAKRLAMPEVTEEMFLDGLKALVDTDRNWIPQGEGMSLYIRPLIFATEEALKARVANKYMFAIVATPAKSYYADPVSVKISDHYSRAASGGVGSAKAAGNYAASFYPTQLAMEEGYDQIIWTDDATHEYFEESGTMNVFVRINDTIYTPPTSEKILDGVTRDSFIQLANKRGLDVKVEPIAVKAVVEAHKNGTLKEVWGVGTAVVTTVFKALGYKGEKLQLPTLSDDESYAALLKNDLVHLQNNVTEDSFGWRVLVEKDVLETA; this comes from the coding sequence ATGATAATTCAAAAAACAGAAAACTCTAGAATTTCTACTTTCGATCCCAATAATTTTTCGTTTGGAAATACTTTCAGTGATCACATGATTATCTGTGAATATGAAAACGGTAAATGGGGCGATGTGAAATTGGTTCCCTACGGTCCTTTACTGTTTACGCCTGCGATGATGGGAGTAAACTACGGACAGGCTTGTTTTGAAGGCATGAAGGCTTACAAAGACAATGACGGACAGGTTTTCCTTTTCAGGCCCGAGAAGAATTTTGAACGTATCAATAAGTCTGCAAAACGTCTGGCAATGCCCGAAGTTACAGAAGAAATGTTTTTAGATGGCCTTAAAGCATTAGTGGATACAGACAGAAACTGGATTCCTCAGGGAGAAGGTATGTCGTTATATATAAGACCTTTGATTTTCGCAACAGAGGAAGCTTTGAAAGCGAGAGTTGCCAATAAATATATGTTTGCGATCGTTGCAACACCTGCTAAAAGTTATTATGCAGATCCTGTATCTGTGAAAATTTCAGATCATTATTCCAGAGCGGCAAGTGGTGGAGTAGGTTCAGCAAAAGCTGCTGGAAATTATGCTGCATCTTTTTATCCTACACAATTGGCTATGGAAGAAGGTTATGACCAGATTATCTGGACTGATGATGCTACACACGAATATTTTGAGGAAAGCGGAACAATGAATGTTTTCGTAAGAATAAATGATACGATTTATACGCCGCCAACTTCTGAGAAAATTTTAGATGGGGTAACCAGAGATAGCTTTATTCAGCTAGCAAACAAAAGAGGTTTAGATGTGAAAGTAGAACCAATTGCTGTGAAAGCCGTTGTAGAAGCTCACAAAAACGGAACTTTAAAAGAAGTTTGGGGTGTAGGTACAGCTGTTGTGACGACTGTTTTTAAAGCCTTAGGATATAAGGGAGAGAAATTACAGCTTCCGACACTTTCTGATGATGAAAGTTATGCAGCATTATTGAAAAATGATCTTGTCCATTTACAAAACAACGTTACTGAAGATTCATTTGGATGGAGAGTATTGGTTGAAAAAGATGTTTTAGAAACAGCTTAA
- a CDS encoding ABC transporter ATP-binding protein, with product MKTLLHYLKPHKWLLILSLVLATINQVFSLFGPAITGNILDQLVTHPNFFDKEKMMSRSLDEYLYGTDLYHGAFYFLGLLIGTAMVSRIAKAFQDYVVNVITQKFGANIFTDGLQHSMALPYQEFEDQRSGETLSILTKVREDSVKFITNFINIFFGILVSIIFVSVYAIRLHWSIMPVYVVGIFLIAFITNLLSKRIKNIQKTIVTETTGLAGSTTESLRNIEIVKSLGLTKQEVKRLNNNTYKILGLELKKVKSIRSLSFIQGTMVNFLQQMITLTLLYLIFKNIVTPGQYLSLMFYGFFIFGPMQEIGNIIISYREAEASLHNFDTLMKKPAEEKPNNPKQIGSVEKLGFNHVSFKHQSASYKALNDISFEVKNGETIAFVGPSGSGKSTLVKLLVGLYRPKEGDIFYNNINGNEFDFDELRNQIGFVTQDTQLFAGTIKENLLFVNPDATDEDLQLALKKSSATTLIERAEKGIDTVIGEGGLKLSGGEKQRIAIARALLRKPNLLIFDEATSALDSITEEEITSTIKEISEEKEQITVLIAHRLSTIMHADRIYVLERGKVIETGSHENLLELKGLYYAMWRQQIGERKVITPNI from the coding sequence ATGAAAACATTATTACATTATCTTAAACCTCATAAATGGCTTCTGATCTTATCATTGGTCTTAGCAACAATCAATCAGGTATTTTCTTTATTCGGTCCTGCAATCACAGGAAATATACTCGATCAATTAGTAACGCACCCCAACTTTTTTGATAAAGAAAAAATGATGTCCAGGTCGCTGGATGAATATTTATACGGAACTGATCTGTACCACGGAGCATTTTATTTCCTTGGTTTATTGATAGGAACCGCAATGGTCAGCAGAATTGCCAAAGCTTTTCAGGATTATGTGGTGAATGTAATCACCCAAAAATTCGGGGCCAATATTTTTACCGACGGACTGCAACATTCAATGGCACTTCCTTATCAGGAATTTGAAGACCAAAGAAGTGGCGAAACGCTTTCTATTTTAACGAAAGTAAGAGAAGATTCTGTGAAATTCATTACCAATTTCATCAATATATTTTTCGGAATTCTGGTAAGTATTATTTTCGTGTCTGTGTATGCCATTCGTCTGCACTGGTCGATTATGCCGGTATATGTGGTGGGAATTTTCCTGATTGCATTCATCACCAATTTATTAAGCAAAAGAATTAAAAATATTCAAAAAACAATCGTTACAGAAACAACAGGTTTGGCAGGAAGCACCACAGAAAGTCTTCGCAATATCGAGATCGTAAAAAGTTTAGGTTTAACGAAGCAGGAGGTAAAACGCCTGAATAATAATACTTATAAAATTTTAGGGCTCGAACTTAAAAAGGTAAAAAGTATCCGTTCACTGAGTTTCATTCAGGGAACAATGGTGAATTTTCTTCAACAGATGATTACATTGACACTTTTATACCTGATTTTCAAGAACATTGTAACTCCTGGGCAATATCTTTCATTAATGTTTTACGGGTTCTTTATTTTTGGTCCCATGCAGGAAATCGGAAACATCATTATCTCGTATCGTGAAGCTGAAGCATCACTACATAATTTTGACACGTTGATGAAAAAGCCGGCCGAAGAAAAACCCAATAATCCAAAACAAATTGGTTCAGTTGAAAAATTAGGATTTAATCATGTTTCTTTTAAGCATCAAAGTGCTTCTTACAAAGCACTGAACGATATTTCTTTTGAAGTGAAAAACGGGGAGACAATTGCTTTTGTAGGACCGAGTGGTTCAGGGAAAAGTACACTAGTAAAATTACTTGTAGGATTGTATCGACCAAAAGAAGGTGATATTTTTTATAATAACATCAACGGAAATGAATTCGATTTTGACGAACTGAGAAATCAAATCGGCTTTGTGACCCAAGATACCCAGCTTTTTGCAGGAACCATCAAAGAAAATCTACTGTTTGTTAATCCAGATGCGACAGATGAAGACCTGCAATTGGCCTTAAAAAAATCCAGCGCCACAACATTGATCGAAAGAGCTGAAAAAGGAATTGACACCGTGATTGGTGAAGGTGGACTGAAACTAAGCGGCGGCGAAAAGCAAAGAATAGCCATTGCCCGAGCTTTATTAAGAAAACCTAATCTGTTGATTTTTGATGAAGCAACCTCTGCATTAGACAGCATCACCGAAGAGGAAATCACTTCTACCATTAAAGAAATTTCTGAAGAAAAAGAACAGATCACCGTACTGATTGCTCACCGGTTAAGTACGATCATGCATGCAGACCGAATTTATGTTCTGGAGCGCGGTAAAGTGATAGAAACCGGCTCGCATGAGAATCTCTTGGAACTGAAAGGGCTGTATTATGCAATGTGGAGACAACAGATTGGAGAGAGAAAGGTGATTACACCAAATATTTAA
- a CDS encoding peptidylprolyl isomerase — protein sequence MNVDKETYEGLKDGLYANLQTTQGNLIVKFEDKKSPVTVANFVGLAEGKIENKAKAKGVPFYDGTIFHRVIKDFMIQGGDPQGTGMGDPGYKFEDEKNDLKHTGKGILSMANSGPNTNGSQFFITEIATPWLDGKHTIFGEVVKGDDVIDKIANVEKGPQDKPKTDIVLQKVSIFSKGDEYKGYDAAKTFTEGKSKIAANNKAMAEKAEAEAKKALEDLKAGMQVTASGLYYKITKKTEGKAPKAGDNISVHYAGKLTNGTEFDSSFKRNEPLEFPVGTGRVIKGWDEGILLLKEGETATLLIPPAMGYGERGAGGVIPPNAWLIFDVELVKVP from the coding sequence ATGAACGTAGACAAAGAAACTTACGAAGGCCTTAAAGACGGACTTTATGCCAATCTTCAGACTACTCAGGGTAACCTGATTGTAAAATTCGAAGACAAAAAATCACCTGTGACTGTGGCTAACTTTGTTGGTCTTGCAGAAGGAAAAATTGAAAATAAAGCGAAAGCGAAAGGAGTTCCTTTCTATGACGGAACAATTTTCCACAGAGTGATCAAAGATTTCATGATCCAGGGAGGAGATCCTCAGGGAACAGGAATGGGAGATCCGGGATATAAATTTGAAGACGAGAAAAATGACCTGAAACATACAGGAAAAGGTATTCTGTCTATGGCTAACTCGGGACCAAATACCAATGGCTCTCAGTTTTTCATTACTGAAATTGCAACTCCTTGGTTAGATGGAAAGCACACGATCTTCGGAGAAGTTGTGAAAGGTGATGATGTGATTGATAAAATTGCAAACGTAGAAAAAGGTCCTCAGGACAAACCAAAGACCGATATTGTTCTTCAAAAAGTTTCTATTTTCAGTAAAGGTGATGAGTACAAAGGTTATGATGCTGCAAAAACTTTCACCGAAGGAAAATCTAAAATTGCTGCCAACAACAAAGCAATGGCTGAAAAAGCTGAAGCAGAGGCTAAAAAAGCTTTAGAAGATCTAAAAGCAGGAATGCAGGTTACAGCATCCGGCTTATACTATAAAATCACTAAGAAAACCGAAGGTAAAGCACCAAAAGCTGGAGACAATATTTCTGTACATTATGCAGGAAAGTTAACCAACGGAACTGAGTTTGATTCTTCATTTAAAAGAAATGAGCCTCTTGAATTTCCTGTTGGAACCGGGAGAGTAATCAAAGGATGGGACGAAGGAATCTTATTGTTGAAAGAAGGAGAAACTGCTACACTTTTGATTCCGCCGGCAATGGGTTACGGAGAGAGAGGTGCAGGAGGAGTAATTCCGCCAAATGCATGGTTGATCTTTGATGTGGAATTGGTAAAAGTTCCTTAA
- a CDS encoding NUDIX domain-containing protein, translated as MIDKINVRVYACAVKDNTVLTLFEEYAGQPLLKFPGGGLEFGEGLTDCLHREFDEELNVKIEIVEHLYTQEDFLVSRFRENEQLLTIYYTVKIVNEEDFLILDPCIERTEWLPIDTEVNPFSLPIDRIVFEKLKEKI; from the coding sequence ATGATAGACAAGATTAACGTAAGGGTTTATGCTTGTGCAGTAAAAGACAATACGGTTCTTACGCTTTTTGAAGAATATGCAGGACAGCCGTTGTTGAAATTCCCAGGAGGCGGATTAGAATTTGGTGAAGGCTTGACAGACTGTCTTCATCGTGAGTTTGATGAGGAATTAAATGTCAAAATAGAAATTGTAGAACATCTTTATACTCAGGAAGATTTCTTGGTTTCCAGATTTCGAGAAAATGAGCAACTCCTTACTATATATTATACGGTTAAAATTGTCAATGAGGAAGATTTCCTGATTCTTGATCCGTGCATCGAAAGAACAGAATGGCTTCCGATTGATACAGAAGTAAATCCTTTCAGTTTACCAATTGATAGAATAGTTTTTGAAAAACTTAAGGAAAAGATTTAA
- the mnmD gene encoding tRNA (5-methylaminomethyl-2-thiouridine)(34)-methyltransferase MnmD: MKREIRTTNDGSKTLFISELNENYHSHHGALQEAEHVFIKNGLNLINYCEINILELGFGTGLNVLVTINEYLKTDKNHTINYFTLEKYPINESEIENLAYSDLFDNPELKNIYQKIHQSEWGKSTEIVKGFVLKKIQCDFFDLKNIDLPEINLVYYDCFGARVQPDLWEKPLFEMVSDKMGINGLLTTYSSKGSVRRILGELNFNVEKKQGPPGKREMINAVKL, encoded by the coding sequence TTGAAAAGAGAGATCAGAACAACAAATGACGGTAGTAAAACATTGTTTATCAGCGAATTAAATGAAAACTATCATTCACATCACGGTGCACTACAGGAGGCAGAACACGTGTTTATCAAAAACGGATTAAATCTTATCAATTATTGCGAAATTAACATTTTAGAACTCGGTTTTGGAACAGGTTTAAATGTTTTGGTGACAATTAATGAATATTTAAAAACTGACAAAAATCATACGATTAATTATTTTACGCTAGAAAAATACCCAATAAATGAATCTGAAATCGAAAATTTAGCCTATTCTGATCTTTTTGATAACCCAGAATTAAAAAATATTTATCAAAAAATTCATCAAAGTGAGTGGGGAAAATCGACAGAAATTGTTAAAGGTTTTGTCTTAAAAAAAATACAATGTGATTTTTTTGATCTTAAAAATATTGATTTACCGGAGATAAATCTTGTCTATTACGATTGTTTTGGTGCGAGAGTGCAACCTGACCTGTGGGAAAAGCCTTTATTTGAGATGGTTTCAGATAAAATGGGTATTAACGGACTGTTGACAACATATTCATCAAAAGGAAGCGTCAGAAGAATTCTAGGGGAGCTTAATTTTAATGTAGAAAAAAAACAAGGGCCACCCGGAAAGAGAGAAATGATCAACGCTGTAAAACTATAG
- a CDS encoding FKBP-type peptidyl-prolyl cis-trans isomerase has product MKKILLISALGLLSCKRNAPQVHPPVGGVLSQSDLDVSRNRMKNLNTLERQQIQDWVNAQDIKFYPTQLNYWTTVENFDKRKRRPDDSPISYSYDLYDFDQTKIYDKSIQRNDARFGHFDELKAVENALRYMNDSEEITLLVPSSLAYGTFGDENKIDNDIPLIIKLKVL; this is encoded by the coding sequence ATGAAAAAAATACTTCTCATATCCGCTTTAGGGCTTCTTAGCTGCAAAAGAAATGCTCCGCAAGTGCATCCGCCGGTAGGTGGTGTTTTGAGCCAAAGTGACCTTGATGTCTCTAGAAACAGGATGAAAAATCTGAATACTTTGGAAAGACAGCAGATTCAGGATTGGGTGAATGCCCAGGATATTAAATTTTATCCGACTCAGCTTAATTACTGGACGACGGTAGAAAATTTTGATAAAAGAAAGAGAAGACCGGATGATTCTCCGATTTCGTATTCTTATGATCTTTATGATTTTGATCAGACAAAAATTTATGACAAATCGATTCAGAGGAATGACGCCAGATTCGGACATTTTGATGAATTAAAAGCAGTGGAAAACGCATTGAGATATATGAATGACAGTGAAGAAATTACACTTCTTGTTCCCTCATCACTGGCTTACGGAACATTCGGAGACGAAAATAAAATAGATAACGATATTCCTTTAATTATAAAATTAAAAGTTCTATAA